A window of Aromatoleum bremense genomic DNA:
AGACGCGCAGGGCCGGCACCGTGTCCATCACGACACCGACAGCATCCGGTCCAGCGCGACCTTCGCGAGCTGCGCTTCGTGCGCCGGCACCCGGATGTGGTTGACGACGTTGCCGTCGGCGAGGTTTTCGAGCGTCCAGGCAAGATGCTGCGGGTCGATGCGCTGCATCGTCGAGCACATGCACACCGTGGGCGCCATGAACTGGACGATCTTGCCTTCGGATTTGACTTCCCCGGCAAGACGGTCGACCAGGTTCAGCTCGGTGCCGACGAGCCAGTGCGTGTTCGGCGCGCCGGCCTTGATCGTGTTGATGATGTATTCGGTCGAACCGACGTAATCGGAGTTGATGCACACTTCGAGGCTGCTCTCCGGATGCGAGATCACCAGGCCTTCCGGATGCTGCATGCGCCAGCGCCGGATATGGCTTTCCTGGAACATCTGGTGCACCGAGCAGTGCCCTTTCCACAGCAGGATCTTCGCGTTGCGGATCTGCTCCGGCGTCAGCCCGCCGTATTCGAGGTCCGGATCCCAGACCACCATCTCGTCGAGCGCAATGCCTTTCTTGTAGCCGGTCCAGCGCCCCAGGTGCTGATCGGGGAAGAACAGCACTTTCGGCCGCTGCGCGAACGCCCAGTCGAGGATCGTCGGCGCGTTCGTCGACGTGCACACGATGCCGCCGTGCTCGCCGCAGAAGGCCTTCAGGTCGGCCGCCGAATTGATGTAGGTGACCGGCGTGATCAGTTCGTCAGGCGCACCACCCAGCACTTCCGCGAGTTCGCGCCAGCAGCGCGTGACCTTCGCCAGGCTCGCCATGTCGGCCATCGAGCAGCCGGCGGCCAGGTCGGGCAGGATCGCCTTCTGGTGCGGCTGCGACATGATGTCGGCCACTTCAGCCATGAAATGCACGCCGCAGAACACGATGAACTCGGCGTCGGTCTGCGACGCGAGACGCGACAGCTTCAGCGAGTCGCCGGTCAGGTCCGCATGCTGGTAGACGTCGGCGCGCTGGTAATGATGGCACAACAGCACTGCGCGGTCGCCCAGCCGCGCACGGGCGGCGCGGATGCGGGCCTGCGCCTCGTCGTCCTGGAGTGTGTTGAAACGATCGAAACTGATGGGGGCAACTTGCATCATTCGGTATCTCTTTCGTATCTCAATCGGTAGCAATGTCGTTCAGACCACGGCAGCCCGCACGGGTTGCCGGGCGCGGCGCCGTCAGGCCGCGGACCAGATCAGCTCTGCCGCCACGGCAGGCCGGCATGGCGCCAGCCGCCGATGCGGTTGCGCCGGCCGTTCGCGTCGAGGTCACCCTCGAAACCTTCCAGGACGTTGTAGCACTCCGGATAACCCGCCTCGGTCGCTGCGCGCGCCGCCTTGTCGGAGCGGCCGCCGGAGCGGCACATGAACATCACCAGCGCCTCGGGATCGACTTCACGTTTCAGCTGCGCAAGGAAGTGCGGATTCACCTGGTTCCCCGGATAGCTCAACCACTCGATCTCCACCGCACTGGGCACGCGGCCGACCCAGTCCCACTCGGCACGCGTACGGACATCGACGAGCCGCGCCCCCGGCGCCAGTTGCCAGACTTCGTATGCCTCGGCCGGCGTCAGCGCGCCCGCGTACGGCAAATTCAGCTCCTGCGCGCGGCGCTGCGCGAGCCCGAGCAGATCAGTCAATTTCCCCATTGCCGTCATCCGGATAGATAAGTCGGAGAAGTATATCGCTCCGCTCGCGGCCCGCCCAACAGCACGCGCTTTCCCGCTCCCCCTTCCCGCGCGGGAACCGGGAATGTGCAGGCACTGGCCATTTTGCCGACGCAGCACCATGATGGTGCACATGCCTCGCACAACACCCCGATATGGTGCATCCAGCCGGCAAATTTCCTCGCTCCCCGCGATCGCACATGAGGCATTCCGATTCGTACGGTAATGAGGGTAACGCTCCAGCGCCGCCCTCTTGCCTTGTGGCACAATGCCGGACACGCCAAAACAGCATGGCACGGATGCTGCTTATTGCCGCGCAACGGAAGTTTCACCGTTAATCGCTATCGCCCGATCTGACCAGGAGTGAATATGAACGCCCAAGAAGTCATGAAGATGATCCAGGAGAACGAAGTTCGCTTCGTCGACCTGCGCTTTACCGATACCCGCGGCAAGGAGCACCACGTCGGCCTGCCCGTTTCGGCGTTCGAGGAAGACCATTTCGAGCACGGCCACCCGTTCGACGGCTCGTCGCTCGCGGGCTGGAAAGGCATCCAGGCTTCCGACATGATCCTGCTGCCGGAAGCAGGATCCGCGTACATCGACCCGTTCTTCGACGAAACCACCGTCGTGCTGACCTGCGACGTCATCGAACCGTCCGACGGCAAGGGCTACGATCGCGACCCGCGCTCGATCGCAAAGCGCGCCGAGGCCTACCTGAAGAGCACCGGCATCGGCGACACCGCGTTCTTCGGCCCCGAACCCGAGTTCTTCATCTTCGACTCGGTCGAATGGTCGGTCGACATGTCGGGGGTCTACAGTAAGATCATCTCCGAAGAGGCCGCATGGTCGACGGCCGACAAGTTCGAAGGCGGCAACACCGGTCACCGCCCGCGCGTCAAGGGTGGCTACTTCCCGGTCCCGCCGGTCGACAGCCTCAACGACATCCGCGCCGCGATGGTGATTGCGCTCGAAGCGTGCGGCGTGCCGGTCGAAGTGCATCACCACGAAGTCGCGAACGCGGGCCAGTGCGAGATCGGCAC
This region includes:
- the nadA gene encoding quinolinate synthase NadA; amino-acid sequence: MQVAPISFDRFNTLQDDEAQARIRAARARLGDRAVLLCHHYQRADVYQHADLTGDSLKLSRLASQTDAEFIVFCGVHFMAEVADIMSQPHQKAILPDLAAGCSMADMASLAKVTRCWRELAEVLGGAPDELITPVTYINSAADLKAFCGEHGGIVCTSTNAPTILDWAFAQRPKVLFFPDQHLGRWTGYKKGIALDEMVVWDPDLEYGGLTPEQIRNAKILLWKGHCSVHQMFQESHIRRWRMQHPEGLVISHPESSLEVCINSDYVGSTEYIINTIKAGAPNTHWLVGTELNLVDRLAGEVKSEGKIVQFMAPTVCMCSTMQRIDPQHLAWTLENLADGNVVNHIRVPAHEAQLAKVALDRMLSVS
- a CDS encoding rhodanese-like domain-containing protein — encoded protein: MGKLTDLLGLAQRRAQELNLPYAGALTPAEAYEVWQLAPGARLVDVRTRAEWDWVGRVPSAVEIEWLSYPGNQVNPHFLAQLKREVDPEALVMFMCRSGGRSDKAARAATEAGYPECYNVLEGFEGDLDANGRRNRIGGWRHAGLPWRQS